From the genome of Athalia rosae chromosome 3, iyAthRosa1.1, whole genome shotgun sequence:
GTCTTGCCTTGAGATAGCAACTAAAATTAAAAGTAAGGCAATCtacttattatttttgttaaattattCGATGGTAGTAGTTGGCAACTATTATCTTAATTGCCTGTGCTTGCTTCTTAGCTTCTTCGTAGCTCTTCATATCTATAGTCAGTCCCTTCTCCTCTATCATAAGTTGTGTTAAATCAACTGGGAATCCATAAGTGTCATAGAGTCTCCAAGCAACATCTCCTGGTACAACAGTAGTGGCTTCTAGCTTTGCTACAGTTCTGTTTAGCAGATTGCGTCCCCTAGATAGTGTTTTCAAGAATTGTTCTTCCTCCTCATTAATGACATCGATTATCGACTGTGGATCTTTTTTGAGTTCGGGAAAAACATCACCTGCGATACAGAATTCAAGATGAGCACATGAATTGATACCTAAGGCATTAGCAGATTTATTCTTGTCATTATTCAGGTAAATAAGATTTACCAAGTAGTTCTACAACTGTGTTGACCAATGAGCCAAAGAACCCAGGCTTGGCATTCAGCTTCTCAGTTGCGTATCGAACAGCACGCCTCAAAATCCTTCTCAATACATACCTATGATCAGAGGATCAAATCAGAGTAATAAGAATCAATTGGCCTACATTTGACAAAAAGACATTATTTGGTACAAAATTTGGTACCCTCTGCCCGTATTGTCTGGCATGCCTCCATCTGCCAGTGCAACTGTAATAGTTCTAGCATGGTCAGCCAAGACTCTGTATGCCATATCTACCCCGTCTTTATCGTCGTTGCCAACTCTACCCTGATAGGCTGGAGCTCCGGTTCCTTTTTGGATAGCATCAAAAAGAGGCACAAATAAATCTGTGTCATAATTAGCTCTCTTTCCCTGGATGACAGATACCAAACGCTCCAACCCAAGACCACAATCTATGTGTTTTTTAGGTAAAGGACGGAGGCTGCCATCAGTCTCCCTGACAAAATAAAGCAAGGGCTTTTCTGAATTCTGCACCAGGATAAGTTAGTTGCCAGGTAGTTTACCTGTTGAATTGTATGAATACGAGATTCCAAATTTCTAAGACATCTGGGTCATCCATGTTAACGAGATGAGCTGCTTCCCTTCCGCCAACACGGTCAAAGTGCAATTCACTACAGGGACCACAAGGTCCAGTCTCTCCCATTTCCCAGAAGTTATCTTTCATACTACCTGGTAAAACGTGTGATGGCTTGATCCTAGGAATAGTTATAATGAGAAATCGCATAGCAGATGAAGAAGTAGCAGTACATTCAGTGCAAGTTTCTACCCAAGCTCAATCCAGATTTGCTTGCATTCTTCATCTGGTTTAAGTCCAGATTTCTCATCCCCACCAAAATAGGTGACGTATAATCGATCGCCAGGTAATTTAAAGACTTCGGTCAGTAGTTCCCAAGCCCAGGCACAAATTTCTTTCTAAAATTAATATATGTCATTTTTAAGCCCGAAAAGTAAGCAGGATTCAATTCACCTTGAAGTAATCCCCAAATGACCAGTTTCCCATCATTTCAAAAAACGTGTGGTGATAGACATCCTTTCCTACGTCATCCAAGTCATTGTGCTTGCCTCCTGCTCTGATACACTTCTGCGTGTTCACCACACGTACCCATTTTGCCATATCACTATTAGGATCAACTGACCCAAGAAATATTGGTTTGAACTAGAGATGGTAAAACTGAGATGAGATTTTATTCAGTCACACATTATGTGATCTGTAAGCTTTATCCAAGTTTAACAAGAAGTATGCTGGTTATCAGGTGCGAAAACTACCAGGTCTACTTATGGAACATAATTTAATTCATGCCTGATTCATTCCAGCGTTGGCAAACAATAGCGTAGGATCATCATGAGGAACGGTTGAGCTCGAATGAACATACTCGTGAGCtttagatttaaaaaaatctataaatcCCTGTCGAATCTGCTTCCCAGTCATTGACGTGTTCATCTTGACTTTTGCAAAATTATTACTGCTTCCTAAAATtccaataaaatgaattcaattttttttctattcaattgCCACTTCAATCAATGTCCAATATCTATAAACTTGCCGGCCATATGGCTGGACTTGTGATAACAAAATATGGCATAAGGACCTTTAAACTAACAAGTTTGAATGAATACTGACTGATGATTCAATTCGTACCAAATTGTCGAATTTTGACAAACTGAATATTCGCTCGATATTACTTTATATGTAAAATTTGATCGGCCCGACTGGCCTTACCAGACACGTGGCTGGCACCAACGATTAAACTGGGTGAGATTAGGTGAGAGAACGATGTAGTAGAGCATCGGTGAGAGTTTATTCATACAACACTGCTCTCTGCAACACGTTTCGTGAAAGGCTTcgggcgagaaaaaataaagcagcCTGTTCCTTTCACCACGCCTGTGTACAGACAGTGGTACAGACCCTCTAATCTCTGGTACAGAATTTGTTTGGTTGACTAGTATTTTATTCGTCTACATTGAATGGAGGAGGGAGCATCGGCGGTCGAAAAGTGTTCCGACAGAGAAAAACTAGGTGCAGAACACTGGTGCAGAATATGCTCTCTCTTTCTAAGTCAGGACCGCATATTGAGAACTCAGGGCCTCGAGCGGGTGTACGCTAAGTGTGTGATGCATAAGTTTCCACCGCGGGTTCGAATCGGGTCAGAGTCGGGTTGGCTTGCTGTTCCACGGGACGCTAGTTACACGATGTCACACCAGAGTCTATGAATACCACCTTAGAGCATTATGCTCTAACTCTAGATTTGGATTGAGTGGTATTGGACATCCATCGATGATCTTACGCTTAGTTCACCACACTGGTATACTCGGTTCCAGAGCAATGAGCTATATTCCTGGGAGTCTTTCGGTGGCTATGGTGACCGTACCAACGGAAATAGTTGCCAAAAAGATTGCTTGGTATGATAATAGTGCGATGAATATTCCAAACTGATACTTGACCACATATGGccatcatttttatattttcagcgATGTTGTCAAGAAGAAACTGGCTGCTTGTGTGAACATTTtaccaaaaatttcatcaatgtACGCATTCGCATGGAAAACttacttttttcatatcaAGGACTTAGTTGTCTGGCTCACAATGTATGCGTTTGACTTTTCAGATATGAATGGGAAGGTGAAGTAAAAGAAGATCAAGAACTACTTCTGGTATGTGTCactttgttttaaaaatcaaagttcTTAGGTTTACATCTATATTTGACGTGCTACTTGTCTCATGATACGGCAAGTGGAATATTGGAATCATTAAGTTGTATATCCTTGCAACCATCCCTAAGTTCCGCCTTACAacttattttccttttcagaTCATAAAAACCAAAACTGATGCCATCGACGCACTTACTAAATTTGTCAAGTAAGTCACTAGAAGTTAGTAGCCGTCTAGTGTACGTCATCTATTCTCCACAACCTTACCTTGAGAACTATTTTTTACAGAGACAATCATCCATATCAAGTTTGTGAAGTTATATCTCTACCGGTGAGTTTTATGATGATTATTGCATGCtatgatttttatcatcaaatcTTGTTGCCTATGATGTCCAGTGTTTGGTGGAAAAAAGCTTTGCCTGCGTCTGGTGCTGAAATGACTCACAGATCAGAAAAACAAGCAAGTCCATTGAAAAATCggtattttaattcatttcagATTCAGAATGGAAACAGAGAATATTTGGATTGGGTAACCACAAATGTGTCTACGGGCTGAATATATATTGATCAATGGAATATTCATTGCATTACATGGCGCTTCGCATTTAAATGGACTAGATAAGATGAGAACTCTTAACAAGAACGATctccagaattttttcttctaagtatttatgaataaaataattaccatATCCCAACTGTTATTCTTcattcttcaaatatttcagtaACAGTCATACGTAAGACTCAATTTAATCCTTTGCTGTAGTTGGAACCAAAAGAGTATTATCATTTGCACTTAGCGGACTGCTGGACGGTGGCACATTCGTGAAAGTGTTCATCctaagaaattaaaatttttttattaatcattactaaatttaaaaaaattcgaaatgatCCTGGAAAATAGATGTATTTTCTTCAGTCAACATGCTTTTTCCCATTATTGTTCCACTTAGAAACTCCAAATACAATTGTTTCACGTCAGTTTACATCAGTGGTTTACGTCCACTGAAGTAGTGTTTACATCGGAAACTGTGGAGTAAATTTTTGCGCTGACGGTATAGGATATGCGCACTACTGTTAGAAAAGGACAGGAGGTCCACCAGTCAGCTATTTCTCTCGGCGAACAGATCGTCTATACCCCCACCACATCAGTGCGCGTTCCAGTTAGGGGGTATACTCATCTACCTTAGCCATCTACCTACTCTCAACGCTGGGACTGCCCCTGCGCCGGCCTCGGCTCTTTCGGGTCGCGAATTGGAGCTGGTTTGTATTGTTTAACAATATTGTTTGGATATTACTCGACGACGATAGTGTATCCTGCGTACCTGCCTGGCGGGTTGGTTCGTCACACCATTGATCTTCCGTGGCGTTGTTGAATCTATTCCGTGAATCGTGAGTAGGTGTCAACGCcgattgtgaattttttgccATGCTAAACTCGTTCCATCAGTCACGTACCATCATTTTACGATTGATTGCGACCCAGGTGAATTGCGAAGAAAAGTTCCGGATAAATTGAACCGTAAATCTGAATATTGACTGTACATGGAAGCTCAGATCTTCACATGGAATGTGCTTTGCCGTCAGTGCAAGTTCAGTACTGTTAAAAAATGACGGGAAACTGGAACAGACTGATTAAATCTGACGTTTAAACTTCATAgccttacgtacgtacgtcttcatgaattttgaagtATTGTCGTACGAAAGTCTTGTATTAAAATCCAGATgttcttttttaattaatcgcGCGGCTTCAATCTCGCACAATGCACAATAAGATTGATTCATTTCATGTTTCTACCCTTCTCCAAATATCGTCTAAATCACATGCTTCATTCACTTAGTTCAACACTTGATGAATTTGTTTGGGAAATGAGTTGTCAATGCCGTTGCACTAGCAACCGGTAGACAGGTCTATTCGACTAATTTTGCTTTCAAGGTTCAGTTCAACATGTTGGAGTGGGCGTATAGCGGTGTCAATAGTTCTGTTCCTCGCAATGTTGGACCAAAATGCGCAGAATATTTAACACCTACACGGAGGGTCATCGAGACGCTAATAGCCACAATTCTAGTTACTTTTGCTATTTCTTGGGGACTTAAGCGAATAACGCTACCAAAGTCAACGCTTTACGTGAATCAGGACAGACTTGGAAAACGGATATTGTTGATATTTATGTCACTGATATTGGGCATGGAAATTGGCTTCAAATTCTCCAGCAAGactgtaatttatttattgaatccTTGTCATGTTACGACAATGATGCAGGTAGGTCTATTCTGAGTGCGCGAATAAGGTCTATAATTCTTTGTTCGTAGATGACTTGTGTTCCTCTGGTTTCAGTTGTACTTGTTAGCAGCGGAACCTAGCCAGGCTGTCACTGCTATATTCAGAATAcatttaaatttattaaatgGTCCACTTCTTGCCTATCTTTTTCCCGAAACAGCATCTAGACAAGTAAGCACGCAAACCAGATCACATGCATAGAGCATTTTCAAAAGCCGAGATATAAGGAAACAACTTGTATCGATATCCAATTGGTTCGCGTTCTTTTGCTTTAGATATTCGTGGATAAGGCTATATACTATATCCAGCATGGATTGATGGTTGTCATTCCATATTATCTACTTCGGGTTGGAGGTATGTGTCCAGATCAAACAGAGATATTCATTTCATGATCAGATGATCTTGACCTAGCTTGAACCATATTACCAATTTTAGGAGTCTACAATGTGGAGCCATTATCTGATCTTAGTTGGTCTGTGCTGAGCTATGGATTGAACCTGGCATATCACTTTTGGGTTCTCCAAGCATTTGCACTGGTGAGTCTAGTATAATTAATCTTTCATATCGGTATAGCTCCAATAATTACCACAATTGGTTACAACTCTGACTCAAGTCTGCCTAAACGTTATCTGCAATTATTCATGTTTTATCTACTTTTTCCCCCCAAATTCAGCCCGCGCAGGTCAATCTGAATCACATGCTCTGCCCAGCTGTCTTGGACCCTTTTGAAGGTCCAAATTATCGAGTATGGGCAACCATTCATCAGTTTCTGCTTTGTCCTATTCTATGTAAACTATTTTGTGTCGCATCTAACTTTCTGCTCACGCAATTCCCTGTAACCAGGGTTGAGAAGTGGAATCAGATTCCTATTGATCGTCCGATAACGGAGGAGGTGTTACCATGCAAACAAATAGCAATCGCCAGAGATTCTACACCTCAGACAGGTTGGGAAAATGGTCACACCCATGTAGACTAatcaaggttttttttttcagaatgaCTTTTAACTAGGTGCAATGCAACAACGTTGCGTCaatcgtatttttttattttatgactTAGAGATTTCTCCATGATGTAATGATATATGCTGTATTCGTAACCGCAGAATCTCAACAATCAGTTTTTAGCCCATACCTAATATAGGTGATGCACATGAACTGCATGTGAAACAAACTGTCTACATAGACCGGTTCGATGATAGATACGtgatgtacattgtacatgtTCAGACGTACTGTAAAAGCGTTATTGTTATAGGGACAAAAAATTGTGAAGTACTGATATTTTGATTTGTtattcatgtatgtatagttaCTGGCGATACAGTAACAGCTGCAGGATGTAAGGTGGGTTTAAGAAAATATTCGTTATACTCAATAACTAACATTGGGTTTGACAAATAATTGAACTATCTCCTTGTATAGAATCTCTATTCAGTAGCTTTTATGCTGCAAAACTGGATATTTCTACTTATGTAAGTAGTAGTCAGTCAATAATTTGACATTAGCAAATCACTTGCAACGATAACGACCCTGATTTTGTGGTCACTTTTCATCTACATTTCTCACGATATATAAGGTTGTTGAACTAAAACTAGGTATAATTGT
Proteins encoded in this window:
- the LOC105689757 gene encoding divalent-cation tolerance protein CutA, producing the protein MILRLVHHTGILGSRAMSYIPGSLSVAMVTVPTEIVAKKIACDVVKKKLAACVNILPKISSIYEWEGEVKEDQELLLIIKTKTDAIDALTKFVKDNHPYQVCEVISLPIQNGNREYLDWVTTNVSTG
- the LOC105689877 gene encoding transmembrane protein 164; this translates as MLEWAYSGVNSSVPRNVGPKCAEYLTPTRRVIETLIATILVTFAISWGLKRITLPKSTLYVNQDRLGKRILLIFMSLILGMEIGFKFSSKTVIYLLNPCHVTTMMQLYLLAAEPSQAVTAIFRIHLNLLNGPLLAYLFPETASRQIFVDKAIYYIQHGLMVVIPYYLLRVGGVYNVEPLSDLSWSVLSYGLNLAYHFWVLQAFALPAQVNLNHMLCPAVLDPFEGPNYRVWATIHQFLLCPILCKLFCVASNFLLTQFPVTRVEKWNQIPIDRPITEEVLPCKQIAIARDSTPQTGWENGHTHVD